A region of Dioscorea cayenensis subsp. rotundata cultivar TDr96_F1 chromosome 5, TDr96_F1_v2_PseudoChromosome.rev07_lg8_w22 25.fasta, whole genome shotgun sequence DNA encodes the following proteins:
- the LOC120260239 gene encoding phosphatidate cytidylyltransferase, mitochondrial — translation MDPPSFPTNNDKTSMVDYILGVQNPLQWHQDNLERNRDHYSNCMARLGPKTITRISNGIGVGVYFNPFVEWRGKKIKYGVVSMQDLAWDVLTWEKFYLSGRLQKPVHFLVDNWEISKVNSINLKAATSAALLFLPDEFTEEDLYGKICSLSYMGDLRMLFAEDKNKVKKIVQGSFNSFRAMYKPFLEEYASEGLLKVSSFAHQKVFKQDSGLSATSHLFTSLPSTVLKQVAPKLGLKKLIDDSGVVSPNIVIHSRDKVKNSMHKVLRRIVMISSARQAVSGLVAAGGVNAAVYLARKISKSWRSRTT, via the exons ATGGATCCTCCCTCCTTCCCTACCAATAATGACAAG ACTTCTATGGTGGATTACATTCTCGGTGTTCAAAACCCTCTTCAATGGCATCAAGAT aatttggAGAGGAATAGAGATCATTACTCCAATTGTATGGCTCGTCTCGGACCTAAAACG ATCACTCGGATTTCCAATGGGATTGGTGTGGGAGTGTACTTTAATCCATTTGTGGAATGGAGGGGCAAG AAGATCAAATATGGTGTGGTGAGCATGCAAGATTTAGCTTGGGATGTGTTGACTTGGGAAAAGTTTTACCTGAGTGGCCGCTTGCAAAAACCT GTTCATTTTCTTGTAGATAATTGGGAGATAAGCAAAGTGAACTCAATTAATCTGAAAGCTGCGACTTCTGCTGCATTACTCTTTTTGCCTGATGAGTTCACTGAG GAAGATCTTTATGGCAAGATCTGCAGCCTTTCATACATGGGTGACTTGCGGATGCTCTTTGCAGAGGATAAGAATAAG GTCAAGAAGATCGTCCAAGGAAGTTTTAATTCATTCAGAGCAATGTACAAACCTTTTTTAGAAGAGTATGCATCTGAAGGATTGCTAAAAGTTTCTTCTTTCGCCCATCAGAAAGTATTTAAACAG GACTCTGGTTTGTCTGCAACAAGCCATCTCTTCACTTCTCTTCCTTCAACAGTATTAAAACAAGTGGCACCAAAGCTTGGTCTAAAGAAATTAATTGATGATTCAG GTGTTGTTTCTCCGAACATTGTGATTCATTCAAGGGACAAGGTTAAGAACTCTATGCACAAAGTTTTGAGACGCATTGTTATGATTTCAAGCGCAAGGCAGGCAGTCTCTGGCCTAGTTGCTGCTGGTGGTGTTAACGCTGCTGTTTACCTTGCAAGGAAAATTTCCAAGTCATGGAGATCAAGAACAACATGA
- the LOC120260003 gene encoding calcium load-activated calcium channel-like has protein sequence MAMASSFSLSSLRYADGLLVAGASTLTAILCESLSWLLIYRTPTYKTLRSSIDRASKKLESMKSEDLKESSSSLSSKKSSSKSKKIDRVEAGLKESSRELSMAKFKSGAVVAAVLFVVFGLLNSLFEGRAVAKLPFEPVGFVMKMSHRGVPGTDPTDCSMAFLYFLCSISIRTNLQKLLGFAPPRGAAGAGLFPMPDPKAS, from the coding sequence ATGGCAATGGCGTCTTCCTTCTCCCTCTCCTCTCTCCGCTACGCCGATGGCCTCCTCGTCGCCGGGGCCTCCACCCTCACCGCCATCCTCTGTGAATCCCTCTCATGGCTTCTTATCTATCGTACCCCAACCTACAAGACCCTTCGCTCCTCCATCGATCGCGCTTCCAAGAAGCTGGAATCCATGAAATCCGAAGACCTAAAGGAGTCCTCCTCTTCCTTATCTTCCAAGAAATCATCGTCCAAATCCAAGAAGATCGATCGCGTCGAGGCCGGCCTCAAGGAATCTTCTCGCGAACTCTCGATGGCCAAGTTCAAGTCCGGCGCCGTCGTTGCGGCAGTTCTCTTTGTTGTCTTCGGCCTTCTCAACTCGCTCTTTGAAGGCCGTGCGGTTGCGAAGCTGCCGTTCGAGCCCGTGGGGTTTGTGATGAAGATGAGCCATCGGGGGGTTCCCGGCACTGATCCCACGGATTGCTCGATGGccttcttgtattttctttgttCGATTAGTATCCGCACCAATCTGCAGAAGTTGCTGGGGTTCGCGCCGCCGCGAGGAGCGGCTGGGGCCGGTCTCTTCCCCATGCCCGATCCCAAGGCTAGTTGA
- the LOC120262129 gene encoding metal tolerance protein 4 has product MEVEDQVRVPLLGGKVPQNENGAPVPRRRNSGISLRREFLSRLPEKVRRSVDPETPYHIDLSRTKGLIKGEKEYYERQFSTLRSFEEVDAISAPGVLDEEQELAEQAQSEFAMRISNYANIALLILKIYATVRSGSIAIAASTLDSLLDLMAGGILWFTHLTMKNVNIYKYPIGKLRMQPVGIIVFAAVMATLGFQVLIQAVEQLIENDPKPKMTSTQLIWLYSIMLSATVVKLALWLYCRTSGNDIVRAYAKDHYFDVVTNVVGLAAAVLGDKFYWWIDPAGAVLLAIYTISNWSGTVWENAVTLVGQSAPPEMLQKLTYLVIRHDSQIKRVDTVRAYTFGVLYFVEVDIELPEELPLKEAHAIGESLQIKLEQLPEVERAFVHLDFECDHKPEHSVLSKLPNNQS; this is encoded by the exons ATGGAAGTAGAAGACCAGGTGAGAGTGCCGTTGCTCGGCGGGAAGGTGCCTCAGAACGAGAACGGAGCTCCTGTGCCGCGGCGGAGGAATTCGGGGATCTCTCTGCGAAGGGAGTTCTTATCTAGGCTGCCGGAGAAGGTCCGGCGGAGCGTGGACCCCGAGACACCCTACCACATTGACTTGTCCCGTACGAAAGGCCTCATCAAAG GAGAGAAAGAATACTATGAACGGCAGTTTTCTACTCTCAGATCCTTTGAGGAAGTTGATGCTATTAGTGCACCTGGTGTACTGGATGAAGAGCAAGAGCTTGCAGAGCAAGCTCAGAGTGAATTTGCTATGAGGATATCTAATTATGCAAACATTGCGCTGTTAATATTAAAG ATTTATGCTACTGTGAGAAGTGGATCCATTGCCATAGCTGCGTCAACACTTGATTCTCTGTTGGATCTTATGGCGGGGGGTATTCTATGGTTCACACATTTGACTATGAAGAATGTTAATATCTACAAATATCCAATTGGCAAGTTGCGCATGCAACCAGTAGGCATCATAGTCTTTGCTGCTGTCATGGCCACTTTAG GTTTCCAAGTTCTTATTCAGGCTGTTGAACAATTGATAGAAAATGACCCAAAGCCAAAAATGACATCAACACAGTTAATTTGGTTATATTCAATCATGTTGTCTGCTACAGTGGTAAAACTTGCTCTTTGGCTTTATTGCAGAACATCTGGGAATGATATTGTCCGTGCTTATGCTAAG GATCATTATTTTGATGTTGTAACCAATGTTGTGGGTTTGGCTGCTGCTGTTCTTGGTGATAAATTTTACTGGTGGATTGATCCTGCTGGAGCTGTTCTACTTGCAATTTATACAATTTCAAATTGGTCAGGAACTGTATGGGAGAACGCAG TTACTCTGGTGGGCCAATCAGCCCCTCCTGAAATGTTGCAGAAATTGACATACCTTGTCATAAGGCATGATTCTCAAATAAAACGTGTTGACACTGTTCGCGCATATACATTTGGAGTTCTGTACTTTGTTGAG GTGGACATTGAGCTCCCTGAAGAGTTGCCTCTAAAGGAAGCGCATGCAATCGGTGAATCATTGCAGATAAAGCTTGAACAGCTTCCTGAGGTCGAGCGGGCGTTTGTTCATCTTGATTTCGAATGCGATCACAAGCCAGAACATTCAGTTCTTAGCAAGCTGCCAAATAACCAGTCCTAG
- the LOC120261763 gene encoding LOW QUALITY PROTEIN: probable protein kinase At2g41970 (The sequence of the model RefSeq protein was modified relative to this genomic sequence to represent the inferred CDS: deleted 1 base in 1 codon), whose protein sequence is MWCCGEYVEESYGMPAKQFVEPQKFLNPSGHDNKQPKGSNRGVQKILPIEIPAISLADLNRMTNNFGQKALIGEGSYVRVFYGVLSSGQPAAIKKLDPSASQEPDPDFVAQLSLVSRFNNEYFIELLGYCLEADNRILIHEYASNGSLHDILHGRKGVQNAEPRVVLSWNQRVKIAYGAARGLEYLHEKVEPSIVHRDIRSSNVLLFDYYAPKIADFNLTNQSPDTAARLHSTRVLGTFGYHAPEYAMTGQLTQKSDVYSFGVVLLELLTGRKPVDHTMPKGQQSLVTWATPRLSEDKVKQCVDPKLNNEYPPKAVAKLAAVAALCVQYEADFRPNMTIVVKALQPLLNSKAAPDQ, encoded by the exons ATGTGGTGTTGTGGAGAATATGTAGAGGAGAGTTATGGCATGCCAGCAAAGCAATTTGTAGAGCCTCAGAAATTTCTCAACCCTTCTG GACATGATAATAAACAGCCTAAAGGATCAAATCGAGGGGTGCAAAAGATTCTACCTATTGAAATACCAGCAATTTCATTGGCTGATCTCAACAGAATGACTAATAACTTTGGTCAGAAGGCTTTAATTGGTGAAGGATCTTAC GTCAGGGTATTTTATGGAGTTCTAAGTTCAGGACAACCTGCTGCAATAAAGAAGCTAGATCCCTCTGCCTCTCAAGAACCTGACCCTGACTTTGTTGCCCAG TTATCCTTAGTTTCAAGGTTCAACAATGAATATTTCATAGAACTACTTGGCTACTGTCTTGAGGCAGATAACCGCATATTGATTCACGAATATGCTTCAAATGGATCATTACATGACATATTACAtg GTAGGAAAGGAGTGCAGAATGCTGAGCCTCGTGTTGTTCTGTCTTGGAATCAGAGAGTGAAAATTGCATATGGTGCAGCAAGAGGTCTTGAGTATCTCCATGAGAAAGTTGAGCCTTCCATTGTTCACAGGGATATAAGATCAAGCAATGTACTTTTGTTCGACTATTATGCTCCCAAAATTGCCGATTTTAATCTAACCAACCAGTCACCAGACACTGCTGCCCGCCTACATTCAACGCGTGTTTTAGGGACTTTCGGCTACCATGCACCaga GTATGCAATGACTGGACAATTAACACAGAAAAGTGATGTGTATAGTTTTGGTGTTGTTCTTCTGGAGCTTCTAACAGGAAGAAAACCAGTAGATCATACAATGCCAAAGGGACAACAAAGTCTTGTAACTTGG GCCACTCCAAGGTTAAGTGAAGACAAAGTTAAACAATGTGTAGATCCAAAGCTAAACAATGAATACCCTCCCAAGGCTGTTGCTAAG TTGGCTGCAGTTGCAGCATTATGTGTGCAGTATGAAGCTGACTTCAGACCTAACATGACAATTGTTGTCAAAGCCCTCCAACCTCTTCTTAATTCAAAAGCTGCTCCAGACCAGTAG